From Aedes albopictus strain Foshan chromosome 1, AalbF5, whole genome shotgun sequence, one genomic window encodes:
- the LOC134284045 gene encoding uncharacterized protein LOC134284045, with amino-acid sequence MSEKNVNVSTPGGDKQCKKCDRGDIDDNMVCCDICEGWVHFQCAGVTDSIGEPDRSWKCSACLADWNGSSKSEVSFNESSVSKSSRVSQRLQLSLQLLEEQQKLKKKRAAEELKIRRMEEEAKLKAMDDEQEFLKQKYELLMQIGEEKESSSRKSGVSVRSKRVQLEKWLNKGSSADGVVPPRPSTTQAGSAFPLPIASEVETGAKAAPTCSISNTKKSAIPLNQGMLYADPTIPVQGGSVTALAQSYELLATTAVPGSASCNPTTHSAVPDITVSAAAGTVSSLAHAVPASTSPADTVSRRAEKMSATQHITSGTVPVYSYPGVISMSSAATVPMSANPHIFHRTYGNHLQYPVPTTSNPPSRLPCFIPTNPVSLPVENQPVLQSTSSFQYPAVPEATLARGQSIWYPANPEAAACTSSSFHPIPSVVDASFGIQANPRVFHGSHASVPHPVITEAMGTGYTRNNPPLHSVGPTSAQLAARQVMPRELPKFSGDPQEWPMFYSSFTNTTEVCGYTDAENLARLQRSLGGSALEAVRSRLLLPASVPFVMNTLHKLYGRPEILINSLLKKVRNVPSPKSDNLNSIVAYGLAIQNLVDHIILADQQAHLANPMLLQELIEKLPTSLKMQWGTYKQQCVNVNLATFNSFMSGLVNLVSELSIDVDSAQNHQKHNRTDKPKQKEKLFTHMGESSSAATKESTCGESSSKACSYCDKDGHQILNCSGFKALDIGGRWKAVRQKNLCRLCLIPHRKWPCRSKKECNVEGCRIRHHTLLHSVHSQNADSRSTNIAVHQNHHGTKSYTLFRYLPVTLYGNGKQVDTFVFLDDGSSSTLLEAEIATQLGIEGEPDSLWLSWTGKIGRHEKASKRISVKISGANKEEKYLLNDVRTVQELGLPNQTLNYTELAKAFPHLQGIPVDSYINAKPGMIIGIEHVRMITSLRIREGGNNDPVAAKTRLGWCVYGRNSTSESVEQLHVHVAECISNTELHDSMRKFFAVEEAVVTQQIESDEDKRARSILETTTIRRKGRMEVGLLWRKDDVRFPDSYQMALSRLRGLEKRLAKDSVLRNKVNEQLESFVRKQYVRVLSPEELENTDPFRRWYLPLGIATNPKKPNKIRMVWDAAAKVGGVCFNDMLLKGPDLLVPLVDVLLRFREGKIAVCSDIREMFLRILIREEDSRSQCFLWRNDPEEDVQVYVINVAMFGATSSPCTAQYAKNRNALDFAEEYPRAVDAIVKGHYVDDFLDSVNSVDKAVQLVTQVQNIHASAGFHFGKILSNSSDVVTF; translated from the coding sequence CGATCGCGGTGATATCGATGACAATATGGTGTGTTGCGACATTTGTGAAGGATGGGTACATTTCCAGTGCGCCGGTGTTACTGATTCCATCGGAGAACCCGATAGGAGTTGGAAATGTAGTGCTTGTCTAGCCGACTGGAACGGTTCCTCGAAGTCTGAGGTCTCGTTCAACGAGTCGTCGGTTAGCAAGAGTAGTCGAGTTTCGCAGAGACTACAGCTCAGCCTTCAACTACTGGAAGAGCAACAGAAGCTGAAGAAGAAACGCGCTGCAGAGGAGTTAAAAATCCGTAGAATGGAAGAAGAGGCCAAGCTGAAGGCGATGGACGACGAACAGGAGTTCTTAAAGCAGAAGTACGAGCTACTGATGCAGATCGGCGAGGAGAAGGAGTCTTCGAGCAGGAAAAGCGGCGTCAGCGTGAGAAGCAAGCGGGTTCAGCTGGAGAAGTGGCTAAATAAGGGCTCCTCTGCAGATGGAGTAGTTCCCCCGAGACCATCAACGACTCAAGCGGGTTCGGCTTTCCCATTACCCATAGCCAGTGAGGTTGAAACCGGAGCAAAAGCAGCACCTACATGCTCGATCTCCAACACGAAGAAGTCGGCCATTCCGCTCAACCAGGGAATGTTGTATGCGGATCCGACAATTCCAGTTCAGGGTGGTAGTGTGACAGCTTTGGCGCAATCCTACGAACTACTAGCGACAACAGCAGTACCAGGAAGCGCATCGTGTAACCCAACCACGCATTCTGCAGTTCCAGATATAACGGTATCAGCGGCTGCTGGGACTGTATCATCGTTAGCCCACGCAGTTCCAGCAAGTACTTCACCAGCAGATACGGTGAGCAGGAGAGCGGAGAAAATGAGCGCGACCCAGCATATTACTTCCGGTACAGTACCGGTCTATTCGTATCCAGGAGTGATTAGTATGTCTTCGGCAGCAACCGTACCGATGTCGGCCAACCCTCATATTTTCCACCGTACCTACGGAAATCATCTACAGTATCCAGTTCCAACAACGAGTAATCCTCCATCACGATTGCCCTGTTTCATTCCAACAAATCCAGTGTCACTACCGGTGGAAAATCAACCAGTTTTGCAAAGTACAAGTTCTTTCCAGTATCCCGCTGTTCCAGAAGCTACATTGGCGCGGGGCCAATCCATATGGTATCCGGCAAACCCAGAAGCCGCAGCGTGTACAAGTTCGTCGTTCCACCCAATTCCATCTGTGGTTGATGCGTCCTTCGGTATTCAGGCCAACCCACGAGTTTTCCATGGGAGTCATGCGTCGGTTCCACATCCGGTGATAACAGAGGCGATGGGGACCGGTTATACGAGGAACAATCCACCACTACATTCAGTAGGACCAACAAGCGCTCAGTTAGCGGCACGACAAGTTATGCCGCGTGAATTGCCGAAGTTCAGTGGCGACCCCCAAGAGTGGCCGATGTTCTACAGCTCCTTCACGAACACTACGGAAGTATGCGGTTACACGGACGCCGAAAATCTGGCCAGGCTGCAGCGCAGCTTAGGGGGTTCAGCACTGGAAGCAGTTCGCAGCCGTCTTCTGCTGCCTGCTTCCGTTCCATTCGTAATGAACACCCTGCATAAGTTATATGGGCGCCCAGAAATACTCATAAACTCTCTACTGAAGAAAGTCAGAAATGTTCCTTCTCCAAAATCGGACAATCTCAATTCCATCGTTGCGTACGGGTTGGCGATACAAAATCTCGTCGATCATATCATTCTTGCAGATCAACAAGCGCACCTAGCAAATCCAATGCTGCTGCAGGAGTTGATAGAGAAGCTTCCAACATCCTTGAAAATGCAGTGGGGCACGTACAAACAGCAGTGCGTGAACGTCAACTTGGCGACGTTCAACAGCTTTATGTCGGGTTTAGTGAACCTAGTATCCGAGCTAAGTATCGATGTGGATTCAGCGCAAAATCACCAGAAGCATAATCGAACCGATAAGCCGAAGCAGAAGGAGAAACTTTTCACCCACATGGGTGAGTCGTCAAGTGCAGCAACGAAGGAGAGCACATGTGGGGAATCTTCGTCGAAAGCCTGTTCGTACTGCGATAAGGATGGTCATCAGATCCTGAATTGCTCGGGATTCAAGGCTTTGGACATTGGAGGACGCTGGAAGGCTGTTCGGCAGAAAAATCTCTGCCGGTTGTGTTTGATTCCGCATCGGAAGTGGCCCTGTCGATCGAAGAAAGAATGCAATGTGGAAGGATGCCGCATTAGGCATCATACGCTACTGCACAGTGTCCACAGTCAGAATGCCGACAGTCGAAGTACGAACATTGCAGTCCACCAAAACCACCACGGGACTAAATCCTATACGCTATTCCGTTACCTTCCTGTAACATTGTATGGTAACGGGAAACAGGTAGACACTTTCGTATTCCTGGATGACGGGTCATCGTCAACGTTGCTCGAAGCAGAAATTGCGACACAGCTAGGTATCGAGGGCGAACCAGACAGCCTTTGGCTGAGTTGGACTGGAAAGATCGGTCGTCACGAGAAGGCCTCTAAGCGAATAAGCGTGAAGATTTCTGGAGCCAATAAGGAGGAAAAATATTTACTAAACGACGTTCGGACGGTGCAAGAACTAGGACTTCCAAATCAAACGTTGAACTACACGGAATTAGCAAAGGCCTTCCCTCATTTACAAGGGATTCCCGTGGACAGTTATATCAACGCCAAGCCAGGCATGATTATTGGGATCGAACACGTACGGATGATAACCAGTTTAAGAATTCGCGAAGGAGGCAACAATGACCCAGTTGCCGCAAAAACCCGATTAGGATGGTGCGTGTACGGGAGAAATTCTACGAGTGAATCAGTGGAACAGTTACACGTACATGTCGCCGAGTGTATAAGTAATACCGAACTGCACGATTCCATGCGAAAGTTTTTCGCGGTTGAAGAAGCCGTTGTTACGCAGCAAATAGAATCCGACGAGGACAAACGTGCACGAAGTATTCTGGAAACGACTACTATACGAAGGAAAGGTCGGATGGAAGTTGGTCTGTTATGGCGTAAAGACGACGTACGCTTTCCAGACAGCTATCAAATGGCTTTGAGCAGACTGAGAGGACTGGAGAAACGGTTGGCAAAGGATTCGGTTCTACGAAATAAAGTTAACGAGCAACTCGAGAGCTTTGTACGGAAACAGTATGTCCGTGTATTATCCCCGGAAGAATTGGAAAACACAGATCCTTTCCGGAGATGGTATCTCCCTCTGGGAATAGCTACGAATCCtaaaaaaccaaacaaaattaGAATGGTGTGGGAtgcagcagcaaaggtcggaggaGTGTGCTTCAACGATATGTTGCTCAAAGGGCCAGACCTTCTCGTTCCGCTCGTGGATGTACTTCTACGGTTCAGAGAAGGTAAGATAGCCGTCTGCTCTGACATCCGCGAAATGTTTTTGAGAATACTCATACGGGAGGAAGACAGCCGTTCGCAGTGTTTCCTGTGGCGCAACGACCCGGAAGAAGATGTACAGGTAtatgtaatcaacgtggctatgtTTGGAGCAACCAGCTCGCCTTGTACGGCGCAATATGCGAAGAACAGAAATGCCCTCGACTTTGCAGAAGAATATCCCAGAGCAGTAGACGCGATCGTTAAAGGACACTACGTGGACGACTTCTTGGACAGTGTCAATTCCGTGGATAAAGCAGTTCAATTAGTCACACAAGTTCAGAATATCCATGCATCCGCCGGATTTCATTTCGGAAAGATTCTTTCAAACTCGTCGGatgttgtaacgttttga
- the LOC134287804 gene encoding uncharacterized protein LOC134287804 has product MKLYDPLGFVAHFVVHGKILMQEIWRSGTNWDEPIAEHLRELWIKWIALYESINEVAIPRCFFGDLQPQHVDEIEIHVFTDASIAACACVAYLRMAHNGGSWCSMIAAKTKVAPLRTLSVPRLELQAAMMGARLLQNICTALTLNIRRRFLWTDSSTVLAWIRSDGRRYHQFVSFRVGEILSLTSVDEWNYVPSKMNVADDATKWNAGPSFDPDSRWFKGPYFLREPKERWPREPAKEVSGTEAASEEVHIVAVHQKIEELFEVGRFSSWNRLIRTMAQVYRAVKVWKRFLGREKCSSLLDRDDFVKAEEAIWRQAQASAYPEEIRELKNGCRVQKRSPLHTLSPVLDEHGVIRMDSRISSAPHVPYATRYPVLLPREHRITYLLVHEFHKRFLHANGETVCNELRQQFYVPKLRVLVRKVSRECQHCKIQRARPVPPLMAPLPKVRLTPFIRPFTFVGVDYMGPFLVKIGRSSVKRWICLFTCLTIRAIHLELVHSLSTASCIMAFRRFVARRGAPSEVFSDNGTNFVGANRQLAEEKRKLDKINEGCASTFTNAQTQWHFNVPVAPHMGGPWERMVRSVKVAMRAISDNPRHPSDEVIETIMLEAEAIVNSRPLTYVPLEDVHQDALTPNHFLMYGSTGIKQPTTKPDCDGNVLRDSYKLTQRIVDGFWSRWTREYLPMLTRRTKWFEPTKPLEPGDLVVVVDENSRNSWERGRILETYPDKSGQVRRAKIQTSRGVFSRPAVKLAVLDVAVQDKNLEDVPRESEVVHGAGNVGGTPRCGTQRVKQLTVPSDESV; this is encoded by the coding sequence ATGAAGCTGTATGACCCCTTGGGCTTTGTCGCGCATTTTGTTGTACATGGCAAAATTTTGATGCAGGAGATCTGGCGGTCGGGGACAAATTGGGACGAACCTATAGCAGAACATCTACGAGAACTATGGATTAAGTGGATTGCACTTTACGAAAGCATCAATGAAGTAGCAATTCCTCGCTGCTTCTTCGGAGACCTTCAGCCGCAACACGtagatgaaattgaaattcaCGTGTTCACGGACGCAAGTATAGCGGCGTGCGCATGCGTAGCCTATTTGAGAATGGCGCACAACGGAGGTAGCTGGTGTTCAATGATAGCTGCAAAAACCAAAGTAGCGCCCCTTCGGACACTTTCAGTCCCTCGGCTGGAGCTCCAAGCTGCCATGATGGGAGCGCGTCTGCTGCAAAACATCTGTACGGCTCTCACTCTCAATATTCGGAGGCGATTCTTGTGGACTGATTCATCTACAGTTTTGGCGTGGATTCGGTCGGACGGTAGGCGATATCACCAGTTTGTCTCTTTCCGTGTTGGCGAAATTCTTTCGCTCACTAGCGTTGATGAATGGAATTATGTTCCGTCGAAAATGAACGTTGCTGATGACGCCACTAAGTGGAACGCTGGCCCATCCTTCGATCCTGATAGCCGATGGTTTAAGGGTCCATATTTCCTGCGAGAGCCGAAGGAGCGGTGGCCGAGGGAACCAGCAAAAGAGGTATCCGGAACCGAGGCAGCGAGCGAAGAGGTACATATTGTAGCTGTCCACCAAAAGATCGAGGAGTTATTTGAAGTTGGACGTTTTTCGAGCTGGAATCGTCTAATCCGGACGATGGCACAGGTGTACCGGGCAGTAAAGGTATGGAAGCGCTTTCTGGGTCGAGAAAAGTGTAGCTCCCTACTAGATCGAGATGACTTCGTGAAAGCAGAAGAAGCAATCTGGCGGCAAGCACAGGCTAGCGCATACCCTGAGGAGATTCGAGAGTTGAAGAATGGATGCAGAGTTCAAAAACGAAGTCCGTTGCATACATTGTCCCCTGTTCTTGATGAGCATGGTGTTATAAGGATGGATAGTCGGATCAGCAGTGCTCCACATGTTCCGTATGCTACTAGATACCCTGTATTACTTCCAAGAGAGCATCGCATAACTTATCTTCTTGTGCACGAATTCCATAAACGATTTCTCCACGCGAACGGCGAAACAGTCTGTAATGAACTACGACAGCAGTTTTATGTACCGAAGCTTCGGGTACTCGTACGGAAAGTGAGCCGAGAGTGTCAGCACTGTAAAATACAAAGGGCTAGACCAGTACCACCACTGATGGCTCCGTTGCCAAAAGTACGTCTAACGCCCTTCATTCGACCCTTCACATTCGTGGGCGTCGATTATATGGGACCGTTCCTGGTCAAGATTGGGCGCAGTAGCGTTAAACGGTGGATTTGTCTCTTCACCTGTTTAACAATTCGCGCAATTCATCTGGAGCTGGTACATAGCCTTTCAACAGCCTCATGTATAATGGCTTTCCGGAGATTCGTGGCTAGAAGGGGTGCACCATCGGAGGTCTTCTCGGACAATGGCACCAACTTTGTGGGTGCTAATCGGCAGTTAGCGGAGGAAAAGAGGAAGCTCGATAAGATAAACGAGGGTTGTGCATCCACGTTCACCAATGCGCAAACTCAATGGCATTTCAACGTTCCAGTTGCTCCCCACATGGGAGGTCCATGGGAACGCATGGTACGATCCGTCAAAGTGGCGATGCGAGCTATATCGGATAATCCTCGGCATCCCAGCGACGAAGTGATAGAAACTATTATGTTAGAGGCTGAAGCGATTGTAAATTCTCGTCCACTAACCTACGTACCACTTGAAGACGTACACCAAGACGCACTTACACCAAATCATTTTTTGATGTACGGATCGACTGGCATTAAGCAACCTACAACGAAGCCTGATTGTGATGGAAACGTACTCCGGGACAGTTATAAATTGACACAACGTATCGTGGACGGTTTCTGGAGCAGATGGACGCGGGAGTATCTTCCGATGTTGACTAGACGAACAAAATGGTTTGAACCAACAAAACCCTTGGAACCTGGAGACTTGGTAGTAGTTGTTGACGAGAATTCGAGGAACAGCTGGGAAAGAGGCCGAATTTTGGAGACGTATCCAGACAAATCAGGACAAGTGCGGCGAGCAAAAATACAAACATCTAGAGGAGTCTTCAGCAGACCTGCTGTGAAGCTGGCAGTTCTCGACGTTGCCGTTCAGGATAAGAACCTGGAAGATGTCCCTAGGGAATCGGAAGTAGTTCACGGGGCGGGGAATGTTGGCGGTACCCCTCGTTGCGGCACGCAGAGAGTGAAGCAACTTACCGTTCCCTCGGACGAGTCGGTGTAA